tcaatcaataaaatattattccaatttatgacaaaaccctaggaggccgatcccctcgaagtgatcaaggaggccaatcccctcgaagcgatcattcccttttctccccttttttccatgataagaccttagggtcttatcatttggtatcagagctaagttccTTAGCATGGCAATCCTTGGCATTTTCATTGCAGTGTTGTCGtagttatcaaaaaaaaaaaaaaaaagagagaagagaaagaaatttgtgtgagaaagggtgaagccAATAGCCATGAATGccgatccttctcaaccgagaaggcaCCTCTGCGTCCCGGCCTGCGACCACCGCTACCCTTTCTctaccaccgccgctgctgcccagccaaagTAGCTATCACCATcacccaaaaagaagaagaagaagaagaagaagaagaagaagccgcaaccacccctgcttcccctgcttccagCCCACCCACCCGCCGCCACTGCTCTCCGGTCAGCGATCACTGTCGCCGCTGCTTTCTAGCCGATAGACCACCACTATCGTCGCTACTGCTCAGCCAGTAGCCACCACCACCACTGCCGCCGCTACTGCTTAGCTaacagccaccaccaccaccactacctccttctccaccgttgcCCACCTCCCCTTGCGTTGCAGTCGcaaccgctcgacctcccctccttggcgatcgttggtgacactGCTCCCAGCCACGCTACCACCACTGCCTCATTCTCCATTGCCTcccacctccccttgggtcgcagccgtagTCGCCGGTTGCCTCCCTCCTCGTAgcgaccgaaatagggcaactcactgattgcccttgttcctagCTATGTCACCACCACTTTTTCTAGTTGCCTCACCACCGCTCGATCTCCGCCGCCCTCCTCCCAACCGCAACCCTAGCTGCCTTCCCTTAGGTCATAGCCATAGATGCTGATTCCTCTCCTCCACCAGCATCAACAATAGAGCATCCTTTGCTGTCATAACCGTGACCCTCGGCCTCCTTGTCCTTCACCACTGCCGTTGCTTCTCGGCTGCTCGACCATCGCCGCTGTTGCTCTCCGGCCACCAACCTTCCCCTCTCCAACATCGCCACCCTTGCTTCCTAGTAGCCCGCACCCCTGCTTCAGCCCATCGCACCGctacttcccttcttccccaccgctgctgcaaggcaactccttctccactgccaccGCTGCTTCCTGGCTGCTCGACTACCACTTCCACtactccccggccagcgaccttcgccTCCTCGCTACCCCATCTCGCTCGACCGAGAAGGGCCACAGCCGCTACTTCACATCCAGCAGACCACCCCATCGTCGCTTCTACTGTTGACGATGCTGCCACAACtgtgccaccatcgctgcctccccttgggatGCAGCCACAGTTGCTCAACCTCCCCTCCTTGCGGCGACCAAAATAGAGCATCTTTGCATTTTCTACTATAGCCACTAATCATTATAGTTCCCAGCCAGCAACCAACATCGTCGTTGCTCCCAGCCAacaaccaacccctcgttctgtagcagtcgccctccaacagtgcacacagcaaccgcagcaagtacgttgccctgcctcaaccccaacagcgcacgcaccaccgattcctcttcttaaCCTTGGTCGCTTCAACACTGCCTtccccttgcttagcatcttctgccgcaaccacaggttgccatcactatGGCCTCAACCCTACTGCTTGGCGATTGCTCCCTTAGGTTGTAGTAGCTGTAACCACACCgatgcagtcgccttccaacccccagcgctctcaccccacgcagtgacagaaacagggcagcaactctcccTCCACGCAGTAACCGCAATAAGCATCGCTAGCTCCCACGCAGTGACTGCAACTACATCcccacatcctcgcagcaacccttcattcccacagTGCTACCATTGACTGCGTCACAATAGTAGCACCGAATAGGGTAGTGATTGATGCGCTAGTCCCGACACTAGaaataagagttgagattacagatttgcagtcctagacaatggccaccgataacttagtGAAAGAACAAATGGAAGTAttgaaaatcagaattgagaaccggttgcaagaaacacttaatgatttcaaaaagagcctaccggagagccttagcaaatttcaacaagatgggggctcaagttctacgttgaacaGATTAGGAGATACAAGAAAAGGGAGCTAGGATTGTGACATATACTACCCACGCATTAAGGTAGAATTtgcacgatgggaagatggggctCCGACTAGTTAGATCTATAGGACAGAaaaattttttcattttcatagaaccccagaagaatccaaggtagaagtggccacaATCCAActtgatggagatgcaatctagtgatacgattggtatgaaacttgccacggagtttcttcgtgggagcagttcaaaagagggcttcttgttcactttggcccatccaaatatgagaatgttgatggctagCTCACAAAAATTCgttagacttctatagtgttggaatatcaaagtaggtttgaaagattgtcaaaccaagctagagattggtcagaacgataacttctgggtacatttattgaagggcttattccaaagaTCCCGTGttaggttaaggctcgtcaaccccgcattaTGATAATTGTGATATCATTTGCACATTTACATGAGAAAAAATCGACAGGGAAAATCATAGAAACAAAAGTGACAATGACCAGATAATCAACAAGCCACCcatcccatctattcccaactaaagccctgacacccgaagactaacccaagaagaactcaaggaaagatcagcaaagggtttatactatgatgaaaagttgaGTATGGAGcactgatgtaaacaagggcaacttctgatgattaagctaattggagaggaaccagaagtagaagagttagactccgatcatgaaggtgtggaaactgatgaagatattgaaaccatcacacatacagtgcatacattggctggctatgctaaaccataaattataaaaatcagaggaactttaaAGCATCAGCctatcactgttttgattgatatgggtagcactaataattttatggataggaaagttgtaGCTCGATTAGCCCACCATATTGAAAGCTgtgacaaattcgaagtaaagatcattgatagacagattttaacttgtgatagcaaatgttcaaagataaaattgattatacatggctaggagtttcttgcaacgattactataaTGAAAGACCTACCTGTTACctatactatcaaaaagtggagatcatacttacttgatcaatgggttgtgatgcattATAGAtaacctatgactgaagtgcagaaaaagaagctccccgagtttaatgctgctcagccttaaggATAAGGCTAACTTGAAGAGGGagaaattgttaggacccttttattttatgaacttttgaataatgtttattgagtctgtttagttcagttagagtcgggtagaggtttatttaatatttatttattattaagagtccaagttctGGTGGGctctaggtgaaactctataaatagtgatataaccctttcttttcggagtcaatcaatcaatcaataaaatattattctagttTGTGACAAAAccctaggagaccgatcccctcgaagcgatcattcccctttctcccctttctttcacgataagactttagggttttatcagttttcttctccaaatcatttcatttgttcattagagtagaagacttttgaaagttatttttcataatactccataaatttaaatccatagaagacaagaaaactcttattcaagttttccaatatgtgtagttcgtcccattgaacatgagaggacgaacgatagaaaagccctcttgaaatctgaaaagaaccatttatcttgggtgttaaaccaaacaagaaaactgtggctctaataccaactattaggatccagtcagcactaagaggggggggtgaattagttcaacggataaaattacgtcggttcaaaaatctttcgttCAATTAAACTGATTTTGTATcgaaaaaataacttaaaatctagTTCGTATATGTAGTtaaagcagtaggcaagtaaagcagtttgtagtaaaggtaaattgcttaaatataaatgcaaactgagttttatagtcattcggtcatcgtgacctatatccactcccgatttctcttccatcgaggccactggcatctactaataatcttccttcaataggcaaagatcaactacccttttacacccctcttctcttttttgtaggtttagaagacaaccttttacaactcttttttataaggtatccctcacacacctctcttagaactctctctaagctttagccaatttctcttccatcgaggccactggcatctactaataatcttccttcaataggcgaagatcaactacccttttacacccctcttctcttttttgtaggtttagaagataaccttttataactcttttttataaggtatccctcacacacctctcttagaactctctctaagctttaggaggagggaacttaacttgctaatagggtttacaactttagagtcatagagttttgctcaactttctttctcttccatgtaagaatagctggggtatttatagaccacaaTTGACTTAAAAAACAAAgccaaaaaaagtctcatcctaggttttccaagtcctggcagtaccaccgcttgtgctgggtggtaccatcgcctatagcactgacactaggcgatatcaCTACTCAGTCtgacagtactaccgcttgacatagtctgggagagtgtgtttgggtggtaccaccgcctagtctggtggtaccatcacctgacataatcttgaagattgtgtctaggcggtaccaccgctaagtctggatggtaccatcgctaaACCTTGCTATAGGATACTGAATGAGCCAAATAATATATCCAATTCAGCCCtaattcaagcccaattggcctataattgagttggtattattTTTAcccccaataccgactcaattagacctaaactaactcgatttagataaattattataagcatgaatcttatgttgtccggtatatcattggtttattcgacgcttcgtccgattcttcggcgcatcgttctctcctttggcatattacccaatcggtatgttgtctTCCCGCAACATTCGATCTCTTTGGAGtaatgtttgatcttcttgactagaTGTCCAAACTCATGgtacgaagccttctgtcgatacgttgactgatcctccagcccaacgtccaatcttctaacatgttcactttggcccaacatctgattcctcctgctttaatcaatttacctcttcttgatcgaagctagtcctgtgtcactcaaaatataaattaaattataaacttattaattgattttatcatcaaaatataagattcaacatcaTATTCTATCCCAAATTAATCTTCCTATTTATATAAGGCTaagtgtttatttttttattcttgtaattCAAATAAAAGTCACAAACTATTGTTTGGTGTGTCAACTTTCAAAAGTTGTCATCCTTTCCATATCATCTACAGTCTTTTTTCGAAATTTAAAATCACGATCCAAAAGTTTTCAAAGTATGTATTAACATAACATATTCGGACGGTGGAAAAGAATATCAAGGCCTAAAATCTATATTTGAAAACCATAGAATTCAATACTTAATTTCTCGTTCCTGCACTCCACTCCACACACACACATAGCTGCCACTAAAATTATTACTCAATAGTCTTTACCAACTCAATCCCCTTGCGTTCATGATTCTTCTAACATTCTATTTCAAACCCTCCTTTGGTAGCATCTTCACCTTCCGTTCATGAGTCACTGCTAAGTTTCATCTATGCATCAACTTCATTGGTTCCTATTCAGATACATTCGGCCCCTGCGAACACTACTTCAGGGGCATCTTTAGGCTTACCTTTGAGCAAGTCATCTTCAAAATATGGTCCATCACTTTCAACCTCCCATCCAACTCCACAAACATCCACGATCCCTTAACGTACCCACACCATGATCACCCGatcacaaaataatatttttaagaaaaagttTTTCATCTCACTATTAAACATCTCATTCCTCTAACACTTGAATCCTCCTCCTCTGTCACTTGAGCTATTAAAGATCCAAAGTAGAGAGAGGCCATGTGTGAGAGCTTAATGCTCTCATAAAGAATGGAACTTGAGAGTTAGTTGCTCGTGTTTCCAATCAAAACATCATCAGTTAAAACTGGGTTTTAGAATTAAGCAGAATTCGAATTGAAATATAGCTCATTAGAAAGCTCAGCTTGTCACTAAGGGATTTCCATCAACGTCACAGAGAGGACTATCATTAAACTTTTAGTTCAGTAATCAAATCACAAACAATTCATCttgttctttctcttcctctcacTCATGGATAGATGGTAAATCAATTAGATGTCAATAATGCTTTTTCTCATGGTCATTTTACTAAAGAAATCTGTCTCAACCACCAAGCTTCATTGATGTACCACGCCTAAATTATGTATCACCTTTACAAGTCACTCTACATGTTAAAACAAGCATCTCATGCTGTTTCATAAAGTGAACAATTTCATTCTCACCCTTAGCTTTATTGACTCTAAATCTagtatttcatttttttatatatactgaTAAGTGGACAATTGCTTGGTCATCCATAAAAGTTGAATATCGCTTTGTCACCTCTACTTTGGTTGAATTATCTTGGCTCATTAATCAATAATTTAAGTTGGGTATCTCGCTTAATTaatcttttttatcttctttgtGATAATATTGATGTGAATTATATATGTGCTAATCTGGTATTTCATTCTCGTATTAAATATATCACCCTCGATTATCAATTTGTTTGAGATAAGATTGATAATGGTTCTCTTCAAGTTGCTCATGTCTCCCCACATGATCAGGTTAGAGACATCTTTACAAAATCATTAGCTAAGTCTAGCTACATATGGTTATGATCCAAGATTGATGTTTTTGATAGAAGCATTATCTGGAAAGAATATACGAAAAATAACAAATCACTTTATTAAGAAATAATCTTCTCCAACAAGTCACTCAGAATTTATAAATTCAAGGTAATCAattcatattaataaaaataatcaatttcataaatttagatatttgattaatataattatatagtCTTAGGGATTTGATTATTCTTTTCCTGTCATTCATGTTGACTAAGTGTATATTAGGACTTATAAACTGCACATTGTAATATAAGCTTTTCATCCTTTCACACTGTGTTTTGTCTTTTTCCCATTGTCCATGTTGCTTCGACAATTAGTATTCAGAACTAGTATAATCTCATTCATTAATTTGGATTGTATGCCTCGACACCGTTTCACTGTACTTATCCAATCACTTGGAATGCAAAACAAAAGTTTGGACTACCCTTTCCATCTCCAACTCCCCCCATATGGGATGCGATTTGTGTGGTCAGAGAGGCCTACAGCCCTTCTTCAGCAGATAACAAGAGCAAAGAAATATGGACTTTGTGTATGCCATTCCCCCTTCAGAACCATCATGGCTACTCCACTCTCCAACCTCGGTGGTGCGTCCCAAATCCTCCCGACTCGTCCCACTCTGAGGGGAGACTCGAAACCACAGAGCAGATGGCTGACAGTCACGATGTCGGCGAGCAAGAAGAGGGAGCCAAAGGGCTATCCAGTGCAAGTCTCTAGGAGAGCTTCTGTGAGCATCGCCATGGCCTCCCTACTCCAGCAGCTGGGCATCGGGTCATCGCAAGCGGAGGAAGGAAACGGGCTGTGGCTGACCGGCCCATTGCCGGTTCCGGCTGTCACCAGCGGTAAGCTTTTAGAACACGGGTCTTTCCGACTGTTTGATTTAGTGCACCGACGTATTTGACGCCGGAATCCTTGGCGGCAGAGATCGCCAACAAGGAGACGGGAACCCGATCGTTCCTGAGAAATGGAATATACATGGCGAACATAGGCCCGCAGATGAGTGCTTACAGGCTGAAGCACTACGCCTTCGATCTGCTGGCCCTGGGCGACCTTATCGGCCAGGATGCGTGGAGCTACCTGATGAAGTATCTGTGCCTGCGGTCTACGGTGATGTACTACGACTTCGACAAGGTCATCTCGGCGGCCCCCGAGGAGCAGAAGCGACCGCTCACGGACCTCGCCATTCGATTGTTCGACAGTGTTGAGAAGGTAATGCGACTCCATCTCCATCATCCTTGTCGATCTTGGAACACACCGTCATCGTCGTCTCCATTGTTTCGATACAGCTTGAAGAGGCTGCGAAGAAGCGGAGTGACACCATGACGCAGGCGTGCTATGCCGACACGGAAGCCATCCTCAAGGAGGTCATTATCCGAATGGCTTAATGGCTGTTGTGATATTAATTACAGATGATCGACGAGTGATAAGTGTTTGTTCGGTTTGCATCATGAGAGTCTTCAAACTGCAAGCAACCTCACCATCCATTAGTAGTGTAGCATTATTCTTATCAAGGAATTTGGACACAATGCCTTGTAGATGAACAACGATAACATTGTATGTATGTtaggcaagaaaaaaaaaaataagtccaaaaaatttaaaaaaaaaaaatgcaagcaAATCAAGCTCAAATAAGTGTTCCAGTAAGAAATAATACATATAGCCCTAAAACTTTAAGACAATCAAGTGGTAAAGGAATCAGCTAAAAtctatgtttattttcatgaaatctAAGAAACAATCCAAAGTATATGTATTTTAAagggttaaggttcattttagctTTTATGGTTTTGATCATGCACATTTTAAGCTCTTATGATTtacttatatctaaaataatccttatatttttaaaaacataatacATAAGCTTCTCTCATCAAATCTGAGTTAATAGAtattagagtctgcttacgtggcatgttgactcataataaatcatcaatataatgacacatgtatAGTTTTGGTCATGTACATCTTAAgtccttatggtttactcgtgtcaaaaataatcattatatttttaaaattatagcaTATAAGCCCCTTCTGTCAAGTCTGAATTAACAAATGTTAGAGTATACTTATGTGAcatactaactcataataaactattaatataataacacatataatttaagttaaaaaagacCGTGATTAATGGTGGGAGGAGGTATTATCATGCAAGTGACTACTAGTAGTAGCACTAAGCCACTACTGCCTAGTAGGGCATCGTATGCACGCGACCTCTCTCATGCTGATGACGAGCTCAGGAGCTTCCAATCCTACCTTAGGTGGATGTGTGTCGACCAATCCAACGCTAGGCACGTAGTTGCCTCTTAGTCCCTAATCCTCCTCTTAGGCATCTTCGTCCCTACTGCCTCTCACTTTGTCCTCTTTTATATCCCTACCCATCGTGCTTATGACGTGGTGGTCCGGCTCTCCCTCACATCTACCTCCGACCTCTCCTACTATTGCCTCTCCACTTTCGTTCGCCGCTACAACTTTTgccgcttcctcttcctcgataaGCTAGTCGTGGAGAGCAAGTGGGTGCAGGAGGGCTACATGGACTAGCTCAACTGCTCCTTCCACTTGCTCTTCATCTTCATGATGTCATACTTCGTAGGAGAAGTGACTTACAAGGTATGGTGGTGCTCATTGGCATCGGAGTGGTTATCGTTCGCAGTGGCAGGCAACGCCGTGGTGGCATGCACCTTGGAGTTAGCGAGTGACATTTGGTAGATCTAGTTTGCCAGCTCCAGGGTGCATGCCACCATGTCGCCCACCACGATGCTACCTACCACCGTGAATGGCACCCGCTCTGATCCCAACGAGTACTATTATACCTTATAAACCACCTCCCCCATGAAGTATAGTATTATAAAGACGAAGAGCAAGCGGAAGGAGTGGTTGAGCTAGTCCATATAGCCCTCTTGCACTCACTCACTCTCCCAAACTAGCttatcgaggaagaggaagcaataGAGACTCTAGCAacatatgaagaagaagaagcagaggtaGGAGAGGCCAAAGGTGGATGTGAGAGAGAGCTGGATCACCATGTCATAGGCATGGTGGGTAGGGGTGCAGGAGATGACGAAGTGGGAGGTGATGGGTATGAAGATGCCCAAGAGATAGAAGAGAAACTAATAGACTACTGCGTGCTTAGCATCGGACTGGTCGACGCACATCCACTTGAGGTAGGACTATAAGCTCCTAAGCTCGTCATTAGCATGGTAGAGGATGCATGCGTACGATGCCCTACTAGGCATAGTGGCTCGGTGTTGCTGCTACTAGTCGTTTTCAATCTACTAACATGTTTGCTCCAGCCTagcgtctgattcctcctgctttaattgttttgcctgttctgatcgaagctagtcctgtgtcacttaaaacgtagattagatcaaacacatcaattgattttatcatcaaaatctgagattcaataatctctcctttttttatgatgacaaccaattgatgactgagtttaaactaaactccccctatcaatatgccatattgatagaaccttgaattcaaatcaaagcaatcatGATCCACATCaattgcaatacatcatataatcAAGATGCTTtaatattgcatacatcatgaATATAactaattaatcatatcattgcatgcaatataaaatcatgcataatcaaaatatccaagtacatcattgtatgcatgattatcatcataacttctccccctttgttatcaacaaaaaggagaagtgcaaccatcaatttttagagatatacaagttttacaatatacaaattagcaaatttaaagatgtgcaagttagtatatttgcttttctttacgatgttcaaactagcaagtttttgaaatgtacaagatagcatcatttttgtattttcttgaaatatgtaacttagtaaatattgcttctcttgagatttgcaagatagcacttcttgtttctcttttgagataagcaagctagcaagttttgctccccttttgtcattgtcaaaaagaagagaagaatacaatattgtaattcttttccctttatatcaattttcacatcatgacaaggataataagaaaaatttggtgatgagatatacttcatgaatacaagaaattatacatagtaaaaatcatatcataaaagataataTCATGTGATAATTCTAAGAATttataagaaaaatcatgattcatttgacaaaaagattatcgattcatgcatttgaataaatatttttaaaccatcatcacttccaactcatcatgcataatttcaaaatgtaaaatcattaaacatgatataaacatttattttcaaaacattcattattattttcaactcattcaatttcctttctcccctttgtcattgtaaataagaaagaagaagagacgaattttttaatggtgcaattcatttccttcttacatcaatgctctaaacatcatataaatacaaaggtaatcatatgaaaatcatgacaagaaagatgaaagatcaagagaGATCAATTTCTAAATGATTCATATTGACAAATCTTCTTttctagtaaataacaaaaagacatCTTAGGATATTActcaaagaaattttaagtcatgaattccaaaaaagatattctctttagtaaattataaaaagaaacaaggagaaaaagatttcaattcatagaaagatctcaagtatcaaatatcgagaaatcaagatcgtgatttagaTTAATAACTCATTTAaatctaagtcatcaaaatcactttaatagttcaagagattcataaaataatacaaatatattcattaatctctttttaaaaaattgataagatagagaaaaagaaaattttcaaggagaaagctttcctattTTTacatgtttcaatttatgtgatttacgtGTTTCAATATcacatgattgattttatataagcatgcccaaatttttatgccaaataaaaatatgcatcaatgtttaaatccaaaaaaataacttttattatgacaaagatcaaaaagccatgaatcacaaaaatcatcatgcataattttgaaatctaaacttattaagcatgatcattatgcatcactactttcggcatgacatcaaaacatggtttcaagttttcaaggtataacatacataatttaaaactataaactcattaagcatgatatcaaacctcttaacattttcattaagacatcaagcatggtttcattagacataaagcattttcaattaaaatcgaaaatcatcaagatacatattatttcttcttaaaaacatacataggattaattattagatttaaatctaacattttattcctttatcataaaacatgcaattgtcattatcattttcaaaattagctagaaaaagaaaagcatgattatttatttatttatttatttatattttatattttacatactaatttaaaaataacatatgaaatacatcaagtaatttcaaaataaactaagggggttttgtttgagtattttacctcattgtcgagagtcaccaaagtgaagtttgtcatttcgtcttcatcggtttgctcctcttcttcggatgcactcgtttcatcccatgttactttgagtgctctcttcttctttggcaacttctttttaagtttatttttattttttaattcttatttaatgaacttttttaagttttatagtgagaagttcaaagtcatcatcatcatcacttgagataccactcaagtggtattctatagttcgaagtgtcaaatccttcctgttctttggaaggtagttctcatgttcattatgttcaatacaaattatttcataggtcatcaaagacccaataagttcattAAGTGAAACATAGTTCAAATCCTTcgcttcttgtattgcggttactttcggatctcaatttttagaaagagatcttagaatttttttacaagttcaaaatttgaaaaacatttgccaagagcttttaaaccattgatgacatctgtaaaacaggtgtacatatcaacaatagtttcatttgacttcatacgaaataactcgaaattatgcatcaaaagattaatctttgaatctttaactctacttgtgccttcgtgtgtgatttcaagagtgtgtcaaatatcgaaagctatttcgcaagtagaaacctgattgaactcatttttgctcaaagcataaaatagagcgtttatagctctagcattcaaagaaaaagttttcttctccaaatcattccattctttcattagagtagaatactttttaaaatcattttcgataaaatttcataaattcaaatccatagaaagaaagaaaactctcatccgagttttccaataagtgtagtccgtcccattgaacatgggaggacgaacaatAGAAAAACCCTTTTGAAatatgaaaagagtcatttctcttgggtgttaaaccaaataattaataacgtgactctgataccaactgttaggaacgagtcaacactaagaggggggatgaattagtgcagcgaataaaagTCATCGGTTCAAACATCTTTATACGATAAAAACACgtttcgta
This genomic stretch from Musa acuminata AAA Group cultivar baxijiao chromosome BXJ3-9, Cavendish_Baxijiao_AAA, whole genome shotgun sequence harbors:
- the LOC135650206 gene encoding photosynthetic NDH subunit of lumenal location 3, chloroplastic-like; this translates as MATPLSNLGGASQILPTRPTLRGDSKPQSRWLTVTMSASKKREPKGYPVQVSRRASVSIAMASLLQQLGIGSSQAEEGNGLWLTGPLPVPAVTSEIANKETGTRSFLRNGIYMANIGPQMSAYRLKHYAFDLLALGDLIGQDAWSYLMKYLCLRSTVMYYDFDKVISAAPEEQKRPLTDLAIRLFDSVEKLEEAAKKRSDTMTQACYADTEAILKEVIIRMA